In one Mycobacterium heckeshornense genomic region, the following are encoded:
- a CDS encoding shikimate dehydrogenase, producing the protein MCSTPRGRKAAILGSPVAHSRSPQLHLAAYRALGLYDWTYERIECGADELPRLVGGCGPEWVGFSVTMPGKFAALAFADERTDRAELVGSANTLVRTPAGWRADNTDIDGVTGALGAVSGHAVVVGSGGTAPAVVAALAQLGADGLTVVARNPDKAARLVDLGVRLGVPTRFCELDSPALSGAAAGASVLVSTIPADVAARYAEALANVPVLLDVVYDPWPTPLAVAVAAAGGRVVGGLQMLLHQAFAQVEQFTGLPAPREAMAAALG; encoded by the coding sequence GTGTGCTCGACTCCGCGCGGTAGAAAAGCGGCGATCCTCGGCTCGCCGGTCGCGCATTCCCGGTCCCCGCAGCTGCACCTGGCCGCATACCGCGCGCTGGGCCTGTACGACTGGACCTACGAGCGCATCGAATGCGGCGCCGACGAGCTGCCTCGCCTGGTCGGCGGCTGCGGGCCCGAATGGGTGGGCTTTTCGGTGACGATGCCCGGCAAGTTCGCCGCGCTGGCATTCGCCGACGAACGCACCGACCGTGCGGAGTTGGTCGGTTCAGCCAACACCCTGGTGCGCACACCGGCCGGCTGGCGCGCCGACAACACCGACATCGACGGTGTGACGGGCGCGCTCGGTGCGGTGAGCGGGCACGCGGTGGTGGTCGGATCGGGTGGCACCGCCCCGGCGGTGGTGGCGGCGTTGGCGCAGCTGGGCGCCGACGGCCTGACCGTGGTCGCACGCAACCCGGACAAGGCGGCGCGGCTGGTGGACCTGGGTGTTCGGCTCGGTGTGCCGACCCGGTTCTGCGAGCTGGACAGCCCGGCGCTGTCCGGGGCAGCAGCGGGCGCTTCCGTGCTGGTCAGCACGATTCCCGCCGATGTGGCGGCGCGTTACGCCGAGGCGCTGGCAAATGTCCCGGTGCTGCTTGACGTCGTCTACGACCCGTGGCCCACCCCGCTGGCCGTGGCGGTGGCCGCGGCCGGTGGCCGGGTGGTCGGCGGGCTGCAGATGCTGCTGCACCAGGCGTTTGCCCAAGTCGAACAATTCACAGGGCTGCCCGCACCGCGAGAAGCCATGGCTGCGGCGTTGGGTTAG
- the cas7u gene encoding type I-U CRISPR-associated RAMP protein Csb1/Cas7u, whose translation MNPINYEQLREAVAGGAVALRSVIELQPAGGRGDRVYPPTYSTDGGGTKYAVEGPVRDREGEYARVLLDSVASQANRLESALENARDAGQLNFPVAYVDFRGYESVRDLDRISVLRAPHRIVDALFRDSLLDGTLFRLSDIGQAITEARPDNATAMFRFAPTCLLFGAWDSTGPKGGLGSKFQRAIVSEIVGHNVKLAVKVGSRIDPLAIERAAAEIYEAADADEFWTLDPAQAQKDDKGKPEKFGKGEDKGRPSQINHGNFTPSIDRQAGGVLIDHATQTLVLSLAALRKLRFTQDADGSPLEGERRRDAEVSARTAVAALGVAASALHVENDYDLRSRCLLLPQGTPTLEALGRDGSTVATYSLDSSAACGLVAEAAEHAKRAGIGWHQAEIRLEPAPKLVKLIEQSRNKLIAKLGAE comes from the coding sequence ATGAACCCGATCAACTATGAGCAGCTTCGTGAAGCCGTGGCTGGCGGGGCTGTGGCGCTTCGTTCGGTCATCGAGTTGCAGCCCGCTGGCGGTCGCGGCGATCGTGTCTATCCCCCCACCTACAGTACCGACGGTGGCGGCACCAAATACGCCGTCGAGGGGCCGGTCCGGGACAGGGAGGGCGAATACGCGCGGGTCTTGCTTGACTCCGTGGCATCGCAAGCCAACCGGCTCGAGTCTGCGCTGGAGAACGCGCGGGACGCCGGGCAGCTTAACTTCCCTGTCGCATATGTGGATTTTCGTGGCTACGAAAGTGTTCGCGACCTAGACCGTATTTCGGTCTTGCGCGCACCCCACCGGATCGTCGACGCGCTGTTTCGGGACAGCCTGCTCGACGGCACGCTGTTTCGGCTCAGCGATATCGGGCAGGCGATCACCGAAGCCAGGCCCGACAACGCCACCGCGATGTTCCGGTTCGCCCCGACCTGTCTGCTGTTCGGCGCGTGGGATTCGACTGGGCCGAAAGGCGGGCTGGGGTCGAAGTTTCAGCGGGCAATCGTCTCCGAGATCGTCGGCCACAACGTCAAGCTGGCGGTGAAGGTCGGTAGCCGGATCGACCCTTTGGCCATCGAACGGGCTGCTGCCGAGATCTATGAAGCGGCGGATGCCGACGAATTCTGGACCCTGGACCCAGCTCAAGCGCAGAAGGACGATAAAGGCAAGCCGGAGAAATTCGGCAAGGGGGAGGACAAGGGGCGACCGTCGCAGATCAACCATGGAAATTTCACACCGAGCATCGATCGTCAAGCCGGCGGAGTGCTGATCGACCACGCGACACAGACACTGGTGCTTTCGTTGGCCGCCCTGCGGAAACTGCGATTCACGCAGGATGCCGACGGGTCCCCGCTTGAGGGAGAACGGCGCCGGGACGCCGAGGTCTCGGCCCGCACCGCCGTGGCGGCGCTGGGTGTCGCGGCCTCCGCGTTGCACGTTGAAAACGATTATGACCTTCGGTCGCGGTGTCTGCTGCTGCCCCAGGGAACACCCACGCTGGAAGCCTTGGGGCGTGACGGCTCAACCGTCGCAACCTACTCGCTGGACTCGTCGGCTGCCTGTGGTCTCGTTGCCGAGGCCGCTGAGCACGCGAAGCGCGCCGGGATCGGGTGG
- the mltG gene encoding endolytic transglycosylase MltG yields MRARRNRRRRRLFGGLAVSLLVVVVVAAVFVGSRLWHTVFGSDNDYTGSGKRDIVIQVHDGDSTTAVGETLFNHGVVRTVRAFVDAAHGNSAISAIQPGYYRMRTEIPAKSAVQRLADPHNRVGKLVIPEGRQLDDTTDMKTNAVTPGILTLISRATCVDLDGTVHCVSVSDLRNAAAQAHPPTALSVPQWATEPVTAMGNDHRRIEGLIAPGTFNVNPSGSAESILSTLINASAEMYVRSDLLDTATSLSLSPYDVLVVASLVQRESKPEDFPKVAQVIYNRLREHRTLEFDSTVNYPLDRREVATTDADRAQPTPWNTYVSDGVPATPICSPGEDALRAAEHPEPGDWLYFVTIDSQGTTLFTRDYQQHLANIELARHNGVLDSAR; encoded by the coding sequence ATCCGCGCCCGGCGCAATCGTCGCCGCAGGCGCCTCTTCGGCGGGCTGGCGGTCAGCCTGCTCGTCGTGGTCGTCGTGGCCGCCGTCTTCGTGGGTTCCCGGTTGTGGCACACCGTGTTCGGCTCCGACAACGACTACACCGGCAGCGGCAAGCGCGACATCGTCATCCAGGTCCACGACGGAGATTCGACGACCGCGGTCGGTGAGACGCTGTTCAACCACGGCGTGGTTCGCACCGTGCGGGCCTTCGTCGACGCCGCGCACGGCAACAGCGCGATCTCGGCGATCCAGCCGGGCTATTACCGGATGCGCACCGAGATCCCGGCCAAGTCCGCGGTGCAGCGCCTCGCCGACCCGCACAACCGGGTGGGCAAGCTGGTCATCCCCGAGGGACGTCAGCTCGACGACACCACCGACATGAAAACCAACGCGGTGACGCCGGGGATTCTCACGCTGATCTCGCGCGCCACCTGCGTGGACCTCGACGGCACCGTGCACTGCGTGTCGGTGTCCGACCTGCGCAACGCGGCCGCCCAGGCTCATCCGCCCACGGCGCTTTCGGTGCCGCAATGGGCGACCGAGCCCGTCACCGCGATGGGCAACGACCACCGGCGCATCGAGGGCCTGATCGCGCCGGGCACCTTCAACGTCAACCCGTCGGGCTCCGCCGAGTCGATCTTGTCGACGCTGATCAACGCCAGCGCCGAGATGTACGTTCGCTCGGATCTGCTCGACACCGCCACCTCGCTGAGCCTGTCGCCCTACGACGTGCTGGTGGTGGCGTCGCTGGTGCAGCGCGAATCCAAGCCGGAGGATTTCCCGAAGGTCGCCCAGGTCATCTACAACCGCCTGCGTGAGCACCGCACGCTCGAGTTCGATTCGACGGTGAACTATCCGCTGGACCGTCGTGAGGTGGCCACCACCGACGCCGACCGGGCGCAGCCCACCCCGTGGAACACCTATGTGTCGGATGGGGTGCCGGCCACGCCGATCTGTTCGCCCGGCGAGGATGCGCTGCGCGCGGCCGAACATCCCGAACCCGGCGACTGGCTGTACTTCGTCACCATCGACTCGCAGGGCACCACCCTGTTCACCCGCGACTACCAGCAACACCTGGCGAACATCGAGCTGGCCAGGCACAACGGTGTGCTCGACTCCGCGCGGTAG
- the ruvX gene encoding Holliday junction resolvase RuvX: protein MASTEHRLPDRPGRDDPGPGRRLGIDVGSVRIGVSGSDPDGILATPVETIRRDRSGAHLRRLARLAAELGAVEVIVGLPRTLADRTGAAARDAIGLADALARRIAPVPVRLADERLTTVSAQRSLRAAGVRAKNQRAVIDQAAAVAILQDWLDQRRATLDREGGGG, encoded by the coding sequence GTGGCGTCGACAGAGCACCGGCTGCCCGATCGGCCCGGCAGGGACGACCCCGGCCCGGGCCGGCGGCTGGGCATCGACGTCGGCAGCGTGCGTATCGGGGTGTCCGGCAGCGACCCTGATGGGATCCTGGCCACGCCGGTGGAGACCATCCGGCGCGACCGCTCCGGCGCGCATCTGCGCCGGCTGGCCCGACTCGCTGCCGAGCTGGGCGCCGTGGAGGTGATCGTGGGGCTTCCGCGAACCCTGGCCGACCGCACCGGTGCGGCGGCCCGCGACGCGATCGGGCTGGCCGACGCGCTGGCCCGCCGGATCGCGCCCGTCCCGGTGCGACTGGCCGACGAGCGACTGACCACGGTGAGCGCGCAGCGTTCGCTGCGCGCCGCCGGGGTCCGTGCCAAAAACCAGCGCGCGGTCATCGACCAGGCTGCGGCGGTGGCGATCCTGCAAGACTGGCTCGACCAGCGCCGTGCCACGCTGGACCGGGAGGGTGGCGGTGGCTGA
- a CDS encoding prepilin peptidase encodes MRITVAGVVLVWLAALSLYDVRQRRLPNTLTLPGAGVIVLAALTGGQGGPALAGAAALGGVYLLVHLAAPAAMGAGDVKLATGLGALTGCFGVDVWFLAALGAPLLTAVCGLVVKAATGAATVPHGPSMCVASAGAVAVAMT; translated from the coding sequence ATGCGGATCACGGTCGCAGGCGTAGTGCTGGTGTGGCTGGCCGCGCTGAGCCTCTACGACGTTCGGCAGCGGCGACTGCCCAACACGCTGACGCTGCCCGGCGCGGGCGTCATCGTGCTTGCCGCGCTGACCGGTGGACAAGGAGGACCGGCGCTGGCCGGCGCGGCGGCGCTGGGCGGCGTGTATCTGCTGGTGCACCTGGCGGCGCCGGCGGCGATGGGCGCCGGCGACGTCAAGCTGGCCACCGGCCTGGGCGCGCTGACGGGTTGCTTCGGTGTGGATGTGTGGTTTCTGGCGGCGCTCGGCGCGCCGCTGCTGACCGCGGTGTGCGGTCTCGTGGTAAAAGCCGCGACGGGGGCCGCCACCGTGCCGCACGGCCCGTCGATGTGTGTGGCCAGCGCCGGCGCGGTCGCGGTGGCCATGACGTAG